One window of Rhizobium leguminosarum genomic DNA carries:
- the lepB gene encoding signal peptidase I produces MAYLGRGWNAIAYSIGGVGIFITQLWLSGAPSTAAFGYLLIFAWRLIGLLHGYRTAKKMPADTVFPWYSRWYNLFLIFLIAPVALAMLLRSLLFEPFTIPASSMLPNLRSGDYIFAQKYVYGYSRYSFPYGLGPRHRMFGHGPERGDVVMFRQPMDPRIDFVKRVVGLPGDRIQMKSGILYLNGTAVEREPAGDLTYQSVTVHAFKETLPSGRSYMIVEQVDNARGDNTREFTVPDGHYFVLGDNRDNSLDSRFDMGFVPDDNIYAKAAIVLFNSEDKSRQTSWIQ; encoded by the coding sequence ATGGCCTATCTCGGTCGCGGCTGGAATGCGATCGCTTACTCTATCGGCGGCGTCGGCATCTTCATCACGCAACTCTGGTTGTCTGGCGCTCCTTCGACCGCTGCTTTTGGGTATTTGCTGATCTTTGCCTGGCGTCTGATCGGCCTGCTGCATGGCTATCGCACGGCAAAGAAGATGCCAGCAGACACCGTGTTTCCTTGGTACTCGCGGTGGTATAATCTTTTTCTGATCTTTTTGATTGCGCCGGTCGCCTTGGCGATGCTGCTTCGCAGTTTGCTCTTCGAGCCATTCACGATACCGGCGAGTTCCATGCTGCCTAACTTGCGGAGCGGCGACTACATATTCGCGCAAAAATATGTCTACGGATACAGCCGCTATTCTTTCCCGTACGGGCTTGGACCGCGGCATCGTATGTTTGGACATGGGCCGGAGCGAGGAGACGTCGTCATGTTCCGCCAGCCGATGGACCCGCGGATCGATTTCGTGAAACGCGTCGTCGGCCTGCCGGGTGACCGCATTCAAATGAAATCCGGTATTCTCTACTTGAACGGTACCGCAGTTGAGCGCGAGCCGGCGGGTGATTTGACCTATCAATCAGTGACAGTGCATGCTTTTAAAGAGACGCTGCCATCTGGCCGCAGCTATATGATCGTTGAGCAAGTGGACAACGCCCGTGGCGACAACACCCGGGAATTCACTGTCCCTGACGGGCACTATTTCGTGCTGGGCGACAATCGCGACAACAGCTTGGATAGCCGCTTCGATATGGGGTTCGTCCCCGATGACAACATATATGCGAAGGCAGCGATCGTGCTGTTCAATTCCGAAGATAAATCGCGGCAGACGTCGTGGATCCAATAG
- a CDS encoding sensor histidine kinase has translation MPAVDHRQTTHLSVCTFRRTNDVIDLRPGTSTGIAGTGIGLNLVKQIVELHHGSIEVRSTRGCGSTFIVTLPIKRTDNASASSDAA, from the coding sequence ATGCCGGCAGTCGACCACCGGCAGACCACACACCTCTCAGTTTGCACTTTCCGACGGACGAATGATGTCATTGACCTGCGCCCCGGAACGTCGACCGGAATTGCCGGCACCGGTATCGGCCTCAATCTGGTGAAGCAGATCGTCGAACTGCACCACGGCTCGATCGAGGTTCGAAGCACAAGAGGGTGCGGATCAACCTTTATCGTAACCCTTCCCATCAAGCGAACCGATAACGCTTCTGCGAGCAGTGACGCTGCCTGA
- a CDS encoding carboxymuconolactone decarboxylase family protein — translation MAFIHTPNASASEKTTSMYASAEANYGYLPNMYRAFGHRPEVMENWAALLSSIRGHMSLRRYELVTLAAAKELKSSYCMLAHGSVLLREGFTSDGLTAVVNETEKAPIDAVERAIMAFAAKVARDATSVTQQDIDGLKKHGLSDAEVFDVTAAAAARCFFSKMLDALGAAPDHAYIERLEPNIRKALSVGREVERPLAPSPSRGTSQ, via the coding sequence ATGGCTTTTATTCATACCCCCAATGCATCCGCCAGCGAGAAGACGACGTCGATGTATGCGTCGGCCGAGGCGAATTATGGTTATCTGCCGAACATGTACCGTGCCTTCGGTCACCGGCCGGAGGTGATGGAGAACTGGGCAGCGCTGCTTTCGAGCATTCGCGGCCATATGAGCCTCAGGCGCTATGAGTTGGTGACGCTGGCGGCGGCCAAGGAGCTGAAATCCTCCTATTGCATGCTGGCACACGGCTCGGTGCTGCTGCGCGAGGGCTTTACCAGCGACGGGCTGACGGCTGTTGTCAACGAGACGGAGAAAGCGCCGATCGATGCCGTCGAACGGGCGATCATGGCCTTTGCCGCCAAGGTGGCGCGCGACGCGACGTCGGTCACCCAGCAGGATATAGATGGGCTGAAGAAACACGGGCTGAGCGATGCCGAGGTGTTCGACGTCACCGCCGCGGCAGCGGCGCGGTGTTTCTTCTCGAAAATGCTGGATGCGCTCGGCGCTGCACCCGACCACGCCTATATCGAGCGGCTGGAGCCGAATATTAGAAAGGCGCTCAGCGTCGGCCGGGAAGTCGAGCGACCGCTGGCGCCGTCACCGTCGCGTGGCACATCGCAATGA
- a CDS encoding alpha/beta hydrolase: MAALMLLASAAAGKDIGPQSQASHEQVEKLVGLWKDHFAGADGLQQRRTAFRALMETTPGPTRIQVRQVDAELMWPARLHHPIGHRVILYIHGGGFSGGSIRTHSLLAGSLAKATSSDVLLIEYRLMPDYTYPAQINDALTAYRWLLDNGYRSENVIVAGDDAGGNIAIETVLRQKQAAKPLPTAVIALSPITDLAATGGSMTVNADSDPLVGSASIEALRKAYLGNRSPTDPQASPLYADMTGFPPLLLQVGSGEVLLDDTLRLADKARQAGVDVTTEIWPGMPHQWQLFPSLLDDADRSSQNIAEFAIRHFEDKPEE, from the coding sequence TTGGCCGCGCTGATGCTGCTGGCTTCGGCGGCGGCCGGCAAGGACATTGGACCGCAAAGCCAGGCCTCGCACGAGCAGGTCGAAAAGCTCGTCGGCCTCTGGAAGGATCATTTTGCCGGCGCCGACGGCTTGCAGCAGCGGCGGACAGCCTTCCGGGCGCTGATGGAAACGACGCCGGGGCCGACCCGCATCCAGGTCCGGCAGGTCGATGCCGAGCTGATGTGGCCGGCGCGTCTCCATCACCCGATCGGCCACAGGGTGATCCTCTATATTCATGGCGGCGGCTTTTCCGGCGGCTCCATCCGCACACACAGCCTGCTTGCCGGCTCGCTCGCCAAGGCCACCTCCAGCGACGTTCTTCTGATCGAGTATCGGCTGATGCCCGACTATACCTATCCCGCGCAGATCAACGACGCGCTGACGGCATATCGCTGGCTTCTCGACAACGGCTATCGCAGCGAAAACGTTATCGTCGCCGGTGACGACGCCGGCGGCAATATTGCGATTGAGACGGTGCTGCGGCAGAAGCAGGCGGCAAAACCATTGCCGACGGCTGTGATTGCGCTCAGCCCCATCACCGATCTTGCCGCGACCGGCGGATCGATGACAGTCAATGCCGATAGCGATCCGCTGGTCGGAAGCGCCTCGATCGAGGCCTTGCGCAAGGCCTATCTCGGCAACCGGTCGCCGACCGATCCCCAGGCATCGCCGCTTTATGCCGACATGACCGGCTTTCCGCCGCTGCTGCTACAGGTCGGTTCCGGCGAAGTCCTGCTTGATGACACGCTGCGGCTCGCCGACAAGGCGCGCCAGGCCGGCGTGGACGTCACCACCGAAATCTGGCCAGGCATGCCGCATCAGTGGCAGTTGTTTCCCTCGCTGCTCGACGATGCCGATCGGTCGAGCCAGAATATCGCCGAGTTTGCGATCCGGCATTTTGAGGACAAACCGGAAGAGTAG
- a CDS encoding LysR family transcriptional regulator: MRATELSELAAFAAVARHKSFRKAGEERGVTASAVSHAVLNLEDRIGIRLLNRTTRSVSLTEAGELLISHLDPAFCEMAAALDALNRYRDTPFGKVRINVPNSIGPFVIGRVIAPLLQRNPNLQLEINATDRLVDIVEEGFDAGIRFGERLTEGMIALRIKPRIRLVVVGSPAYFEARPKPATPHDLKRHLCIQNMFPSGARYAWEFEKDGQAVSFQPTGPLSLDDHELMMQAALGGVGLAYIWEPRVEKAIANGELIQVLDDWCQPEEPLYLYYPSRRHMSAGFRAVIDAMRAE; encoded by the coding sequence ATGCGCGCCACCGAACTTTCCGAACTGGCGGCTTTTGCGGCCGTTGCCCGGCATAAGAGTTTTCGCAAGGCCGGCGAGGAGAGGGGTGTCACCGCCTCCGCGGTCAGCCATGCCGTGCTCAACCTCGAAGACCGGATCGGCATTCGCCTGCTCAACCGCACGACGCGCAGCGTTTCGCTGACCGAGGCCGGCGAACTGCTGATCTCGCATCTCGACCCGGCCTTCTGCGAGATGGCAGCAGCGCTCGATGCGTTGAACCGATACCGCGACACGCCCTTCGGCAAGGTGAGGATCAACGTGCCGAATTCGATCGGCCCCTTCGTCATCGGCCGCGTCATTGCTCCGTTGCTCCAACGCAATCCCAATTTGCAGCTGGAGATCAACGCGACAGACAGGCTGGTCGATATTGTCGAGGAGGGTTTCGATGCCGGCATCCGCTTCGGCGAGCGCCTCACCGAGGGCATGATCGCGCTGCGCATCAAGCCGCGCATCCGGCTGGTCGTCGTCGGTTCACCCGCCTATTTCGAGGCCCGGCCGAAGCCGGCGACGCCCCACGATCTCAAGCGCCATCTCTGTATCCAGAACATGTTTCCGTCAGGTGCACGCTATGCCTGGGAGTTCGAGAAGGATGGCCAGGCGGTGAGCTTTCAGCCGACCGGACCGCTGTCGCTCGACGATCACGAACTGATGATGCAGGCAGCGCTCGGCGGTGTCGGTCTTGCCTATATCTGGGAACCGCGCGTGGAAAAGGCGATCGCCAACGGCGAGCTGATCCAGGTGCTCGACGACTGGTGCCAGCCGGAGGAACCGCTCTATCTCTATTATCCGAGCCGACGCCACATGTCGGCGGGCTTCAGGGCGGTCATCGACGCGATGAGAGCCGAGTAA